A stretch of the Natranaeroarchaeum aerophilus genome encodes the following:
- a CDS encoding RNA-guided endonuclease InsQ/TnpB family protein, protein MAKQVVTRTYTASIRNQSRVSDDLDSLGFAASKLWNVGRWTCDRVWSEIGHIPSHAELTAYLKSHERYDDLHSQSSQRVLQELAEAFNGWYGKRQNGDTSANPPGYRKHGDEHPRSTVTFKAAGFKLDTKYDRVRLSKGSNLKDYWSDFILCEYQTRPNVDLSTVESVQQVRAVWTGDEWELHFVCKVEIEVDEVLGEKTLGVDLGINNFAAVAYEDGHAELYPLNCLKQDDYYFSKRIARCDDSNSEQATRLNQKKSRRRTHYFHALSKHIVQRCIEEEVGTIVIGDLSGIREDEENDEAKDWGTHGNLDLHSWAFDRFTELLEYKAEMEGISVETVSERDTSKSCSCCGRTRDANRVERGLYVCDDCGTVANADVNGAENIRQKVSPSPATDGGDRSNGWLAQPSTFLFDKETGAFAPQERVTS, encoded by the coding sequence ATGGCGAAACAGGTCGTCACCCGCACCTACACTGCTTCCATCAGGAACCAGTCACGGGTGTCTGACGACCTCGATTCGCTCGGGTTCGCCGCCTCGAAACTCTGGAACGTCGGACGGTGGACGTGTGACCGTGTGTGGTCGGAGATTGGCCACATTCCCAGTCATGCAGAACTCACCGCCTACCTCAAGAGCCACGAACGCTACGATGACCTGCATTCTCAGTCAAGTCAGCGAGTCCTTCAAGAACTCGCTGAGGCGTTCAACGGCTGGTACGGCAAACGGCAAAATGGAGACACGAGCGCGAACCCGCCCGGCTACCGCAAACACGGCGACGAACACCCGCGAAGCACAGTCACGTTCAAAGCTGCCGGCTTCAAACTCGACACTAAATACGACCGCGTCCGACTCTCCAAAGGCTCGAACCTCAAGGACTACTGGTCGGACTTCATCCTCTGTGAGTACCAGACTCGCCCCAACGTTGACCTCTCGACCGTCGAGAGCGTTCAACAAGTCAGGGCCGTTTGGACAGGGGATGAGTGGGAACTGCACTTCGTCTGCAAAGTCGAGATCGAAGTGGACGAAGTACTCGGCGAGAAGACCTTGGGTGTTGACCTCGGTATCAACAACTTCGCAGCAGTCGCCTACGAAGATGGACACGCCGAGCTGTACCCGCTCAACTGTCTGAAGCAAGATGACTACTACTTCAGCAAGCGGATTGCCCGGTGTGACGACTCGAACTCCGAGCAGGCCACGCGGTTAAACCAGAAGAAGTCTCGACGGCGCACCCACTACTTTCACGCACTCTCGAAACACATCGTTCAGCGATGCATCGAGGAGGAAGTCGGAACCATCGTGATCGGCGATCTCTCCGGCATCCGTGAGGACGAGGAGAACGACGAGGCGAAAGACTGGGGCACCCACGGCAACCTCGACCTGCACTCGTGGGCGTTCGACCGCTTCACCGAGCTGCTCGAATACAAGGCCGAGATGGAAGGCATCTCCGTTGAGACGGTATCCGAGCGGGATACGTCGAAGTCGTGTTCATGTTGTGGTCGCACACGTGACGCGAACCGTGTTGAACGCGGGCTGTACGTGTGCGACGACTGCGGGACGGTAGCGAACGCTGATGTGAACGGGGCCGAGAACATTCGACAGAAAGTATCTCCGAGTCCCGCCACGGATGGTGGTGATAGGAGTAACGGCTGGTTGGCACAGCCATCGACGTTCCTGTTTGACAAGGAAACTGGCGCATTCGCGCCTCAAGAACGGGTCACGTCGTAA
- a CDS encoding ParA family protein, producing the protein MLAYTTYSESGGVGKTTLTANLADAHSQQGRDVLVIDLDPQQGSLSYLLDIPTSRDDDVADNIARHLIDEPKGDFNELIRETSYGFDVVPSHGMLENLPQLLMKAQNLAEDLGEEFSPNDRLRQVLIDADIQREYDTIIIDPPASPGPHLYNAVSATRSLLLPVKPTGKGMQSIAGIEDILTNLEANLDIDLGVLAVVPNGIGSTSDQEDYLEEIQQLGYDAPVTIRDRSALFEGSWDQRCTAYYYYGHHRSHKRAYEAETLDKLRELARHIEEVGDQ; encoded by the coding sequence ATGCTCGCCTATACAACGTACTCTGAGTCAGGGGGAGTCGGTAAGACTACCCTGACAGCAAACCTCGCTGACGCCCACAGCCAGCAAGGACGAGACGTACTCGTGATAGATTTAGATCCTCAGCAGGGATCGCTGTCGTACCTACTTGATATCCCAACATCTCGTGACGACGATGTAGCTGATAATATTGCTCGACATCTCATTGATGAGCCAAAGGGTGATTTCAATGAACTGATCCGAGAAACCTCATATGGATTTGACGTTGTCCCATCCCATGGTATGCTGGAAAACCTGCCACAACTATTGATGAAAGCTCAAAATCTGGCTGAAGACCTCGGGGAAGAATTTAGCCCAAACGACCGACTGCGACAAGTTTTAATTGATGCTGACATCCAACGCGAGTATGATACGATTATCATCGATCCACCAGCATCGCCCGGTCCACATCTGTACAACGCTGTCTCTGCAACCCGATCACTACTCCTCCCAGTGAAGCCGACTGGCAAAGGGATGCAGTCCATCGCAGGGATCGAAGATATTTTAACAAATCTCGAAGCCAACCTAGATATCGATCTGGGAGTACTTGCAGTCGTGCCGAATGGGATCGGCAGCACATCAGATCAGGAGGACTACCTCGAAGAGATTCAGCAACTGGGATACGATGCCCCCGTCACTATCCGTGACCGGTCTGCACTATTCGAAGGATCATGGGACCAACGCTGTACTGCATACTACTATTATGGCCATCATCGATCCCACAAGCGAGCTTACGAAGCTGAAACCCTGGACAAACTACGTGAACTTGCAAGACATATCGAAGAGGTAGGAGATCAATGA
- a CDS encoding antitoxin VapB family protein: MSTSIRISEETKRKLEAVKRSNETFDELLSRLAVDRTEADVEALAGFGDEGIDQHMRETR; encoded by the coding sequence ATGAGCACGTCGATCAGGATCAGTGAGGAAACAAAGCGGAAGCTCGAAGCTGTGAAACGATCGAACGAAACATTCGACGAATTGCTGTCCCGTCTTGCAGTGGACAGAACCGAAGCCGATGTCGAGGCGCTGGCTGGCTTTGGTGACGAAGGTATTGATCAGCACATGCGTGAGACGCGGTAA
- a CDS encoding ADP-ribosylglycohydrolase family protein codes for MGGAPEFEDRAKGSMLGLACGDALGRPVEFATAERIKQNHGRVTGMLGNGTHRQPAGTITDDTEMALCIARSLTEYGRFEPADVADRFVAWYESGPFDIGGMTRRALRRIQDGASWETAGEREWHTSPEGSNAGNGSVMRCAPLAVAYADYPAALARTSIDSSRITHADPRCTTGCAVLNLTIAIALRGEKSPLSTALNLLSGELETSVERTAGVSPEDASPVLKGGLPEELRTALELVPDGIDPNELSNSGYVVDTLQTALYDALTAKSAEEAIVTAVNRGGDTDTIGAIAGAVAGARFGVSSLPDSWIENIDERDELEQLSIELASHPHNSETRTHSRGKDDGI; via the coding sequence ATGGGGGGTGCACCCGAGTTCGAAGACCGCGCAAAGGGTAGTATGCTGGGTCTTGCCTGTGGTGACGCGCTTGGCCGTCCAGTTGAGTTCGCCACAGCAGAGCGCATCAAGCAGAATCATGGACGAGTAACGGGGATGCTCGGGAACGGGACCCATCGACAGCCAGCTGGAACTATCACCGACGATACAGAGATGGCACTGTGCATTGCTCGTAGCCTCACAGAATATGGGCGCTTCGAGCCTGCAGATGTAGCAGATCGTTTTGTTGCGTGGTACGAGAGCGGACCGTTCGACATTGGAGGGATGACACGACGAGCGCTCAGACGTATTCAGGATGGGGCGTCTTGGGAGACAGCTGGAGAACGTGAATGGCACACGAGCCCGGAAGGCAGTAACGCAGGGAATGGGAGTGTTATGCGATGTGCTCCGCTCGCTGTCGCGTATGCGGATTATCCCGCTGCTCTCGCCAGGACAAGTATCGACTCTTCACGGATAACGCACGCAGATCCGCGTTGCACGACCGGGTGTGCAGTACTGAACCTCACGATTGCTATTGCTCTACGAGGCGAAAAATCGCCACTCAGTACCGCATTGAATCTTCTCTCCGGAGAGCTGGAAACGAGTGTGGAGCGAACGGCGGGAGTCAGTCCTGAAGATGCATCGCCTGTGCTCAAAGGGGGGCTCCCTGAAGAGCTTCGAACCGCTCTTGAACTGGTCCCGGACGGAATCGATCCGAATGAACTCTCGAACAGCGGGTACGTCGTTGATACGCTTCAGACCGCATTATACGACGCTTTGACAGCTAAGTCGGCTGAAGAAGCAATTGTCACAGCAGTCAATAGAGGGGGAGATACGGATACGATCGGTGCTATTGCGGGTGCGGTCGCTGGCGCGAGATTTGGAGTGTCGTCACTTCCGGATAGTTGGATAGAGAATATTGACGAGCGGGATGAGCTTGAACAGTTGAGCATTGAACTCGCGTCCCACCCGCACAATAGCGAAACCAGAACTCATTCCAGAGGAAAGGATGACGGGATTTGA